A region of the Roseofilum capinflatum BLCC-M114 genome:
TTCTACGGGAACTGTAAGTAGTTCTAGTGGGGTAGGATATAAAGGAATTAAGATTACCAATAAGCCAGCTTCAGACGATAGTTTAGCTCGGATTCGCTCTAGTCCAGTAAGACGAAGCTGGGTAACGACTCCAGACAACATTGAGAATGCTCAAACTAAAGCGGATGAAGTGGCTGCCAATAAAGCAAAATATAGCTATACCCTATTAGGAACTTCTCTTTTTCTTAAAAAAGCAATTAACTGTGCCCGCTTTGGGGAAGTGATACTGAAAGCGGCCGGAATTGATGAAGCTTCAGCCGGGACGGTGATTAAAAAGCCGGTTACTTTGGCTTCTGGAGATGATGTAGGCTATACACAAGATCCGGCATATATACAAAATGAGGAGCGTAAGAGACAAGAAGCTGAACAAAGAAGACAGCAAGCTGAATTAAATAAGGCCAGGTATGCTGCTTTGCCTAAAGTTCTTAAAGGGACAACTTTTACGGATGGTAAAACGATTATGGGATCGTCTACAAAGGAGGGGCCGTTAACGACTCAATATACATTCCGAAGCGTCCCCGATGGAGGTACGTCAGCGATGAATGATAATGAAATTGAATTAACACCCTTTAAAATCTTGGTTTTGGCTGATTCTGGTGTGGCTCAAATTGAGCGACGAGACAATAGAGGAAAAGTTTACGTTAGTTTAGATACTTTATTTAATTTAGATACTCAGCAGGTGATTACCGATTAGTGGAGTTTAGTAGGGGGTAGGGTGGGCAGGAGAATAAGCGATAGAATTCAACTTCGACACCTTTTGTCCTTGCCCACTCTACGATCTGGCGCTAATAATCATTCTGATCGGGGATGTGAAATTGATTTTTTTACAGCGCTTTGCGCTGTATTACAACTGATTTATCGGACTTGATATAACTGATTATTCGGACTTTAGATCAGACCCATTTTTAATTTTTAATTTTTAATTGATCTTAAAGTCCCAGCAACAGTTTCGCTGTATTCAAGTAAATCAGAATCCCCAGAATATCCACCACCGTAGTAATAAAAGGGGCCGACATTAGAGCTGGATCGAAGCCCATTTTGTGGAAAATAAAGGGTAGGGCTGCTCCTGTCGTTGCTGCGATCGCCGTAATCGCAAAGAGACTTAACCCCACAGTCACGGCAATTTCTCCTGTTTGGATAAACAGCAGCACCAAAACAATCACTAAAATGCCTAAAATCAGTCCCAGCATCCCCCCTGCCATCAGTTCGCGCAAGACAATCCCCAGGGGCTGTTTTCCCCGTAATTCGTCGGTACTCAAGCCTCGAATCACCACGGTAGAGGACTGAGCGCCCACATTTCCCCCAGCATCAATTAACAGGGGAGTGAAAAAAGCCAGAGCCACAACTTCATCTAACACTTCTTCATAGGTTTGCATGATTAAGACCGTCATGGCATTGGTAATCAGCAAAATAATTAGCCAGGGAACCCGGCTTTTAGTCACGGAAACCAAGCCTTTTTGGAAATAGTTATCGCCATCATCGGTAACTGCTCCCATCGCATAAATATCTTCCGTCGCTTCCTGTTGAATAATATCCAGCACATCATCAACTGTAACCACACCCAGTAATTGGCGATCGCTGTCCACAATAGCCAAAGCAATTAAGTCATAGCGCTGGATCAGTTGGGCAACTTCTTCTTGGTCTGTATTCGTTTGGGCATAGATAATATCACGGGTCATAACCTCTGTTAACGGACTGTCTGGAGAAGCTAAAATTAAGTCTTTCAGAGAACAAATACCCATCAACTTTTGAGCCGTATCGGTAATATAAATATAGTAAGCTAGTTC
Encoded here:
- the mgtE gene encoding magnesium transporter; its protein translation is MTTYSGSVEMASRSELRQLVQEQLKLLLEQKNYEGAKTLLVPVQPVDIAEAIEGLPESLQAIAFRLLKKQEAIAVYEYLSFPVQQSLIQAFTDQETIDIVDAMSPDDRAHLFDELPPQLVRQILNQLSSQERQVTSQLLGYDANTAGRIMTPEYIAIPENLTALEAQEQIRTLAHQSELAYYIYITDTAQKLMGICSLKDLILASPDSPLTEVMTRDIIYAQTNTDQEEVAQLIQRYDLIALAIVDSDRQLLGVVTVDDVLDIIQQEATEDIYAMGAVTDDGDNYFQKGLVSVTKSRVPWLIILLITNAMTVLIMQTYEEVLDEVVALAFFTPLLIDAGGNVGAQSSTVVIRGLSTDELRGKQPLGIVLRELMAGGMLGLILGILVIVLVLLFIQTGEIAVTVGLSLFAITAIAATTGAALPFIFHKMGFDPALMSAPFITTVVDILGILIYLNTAKLLLGL